tctcaggcacCATGAGGGACCGTCTGGAGGACCTGGGAGGTCATCGGGAGGAGGAGGGCTCCGAGGGGGAGTGGTCGTCTCACAGTGACGAAGACGAGGACGTGAtgaagaggcagcagcagcaggcggtGGTGTTCGAGGAGGAGTCGCCCGCCATGGAGGAGGTTCTGAGGGAGGCGCAGGCCATGCGGCGGGAGATCGCGGCGCTCGGCCTGGACGTGGAGCGACTCCGCAAGCAGTCCTCCCGCTGCGCCAAGACGGTCCGGCGCCTCAGCGTCATCCAGCGCAGCTCCAACGCCATCGGGGGCGACGTGAAGACCCGCGCCGAGGCCCTCTACCGCCGCCTCACCGCCTACGACCAGCGCCGCCAGGACCTGGAGGCCCAGCACGGGCCCGCCGCCGCCGTGGTCCGCATCGCCCGCTCCCAGCACGCCGCCGTGGGCCACGCGCTGCACCAGGCCATGGCCGACTACCACGCCGCCGAGGACGAGCAGCGCGAGTGTTGTCACCAGCGCTTCCAGCGGCAGGCGGAGATCCTGGGCCGCAACGTCTCCAGCGAGGAGGTGGACCAGat
The nucleotide sequence above comes from Clupea harengus unplaced genomic scaffold, Ch_v2.0.2, whole genome shotgun sequence. Encoded proteins:
- the LOC122132703 gene encoding syntaxin-11-like codes for the protein MRDRLEDLGGHREEEGSEGEWSSHSDEDEDVMKRQQQQAVVFEEESPAMEEVLREAQAMRREIAALGLDVERLRKQSSRCAKTVRRLSVIQRSSNAIGGDVKTRAEALYRRLTAYDQRRQDLEAQHGPAAAVVRIARSQHAAVGHALHQAMADYHAAEDEQRECCHQRFQRQAEILGRNVSSEEVDQMVQEGGWGAFSKELNPEGITARCAFKHIKDRHRDLIDLEARLRDVHELFLLMAVMVDEQGVMLNNIEANVVATDDYLEKVNESFKVAIRYRQRNPCFKMWCGCFPCYKQDAG